A stretch of DNA from Anopheles nili chromosome 2, idAnoNiliSN_F5_01, whole genome shotgun sequence:
GTATCCAGGATTGCTAGACTACTGTTATTGATGGGCTTCAATGACTACTTTTCGCAAGCCGTTCGATTCCCTTGCAACTAACTCTTCTAGCCACGGGAGAAGGCAACCTCGCTTAGGGCTGAAGGAATGCACACACGGATCATACTGCTTGGCCTGAGGGGCCTTCCTTTTCATCCGGAAAGTGACTGCACTACAACTACGGGGTCGCTGCTTTCGCCCCGGACACGATATCGATGATTTGAGCCAATAAATTTAGCCTCCAGCGGACTGAATGGAGCCCAACAAAAGCGGCACACACGTACGGCACGTGAAAAGGGACTTCCTTCACACAACCTGAacggcacatacacacacgagcacacacacacacacacacacacacacacacacacacacacacacggtcttCGGGGACTGGAACGGATCGAAAACACGGAGCACAAAGAAATGTGACCGCACACAGATGCGGTTTTGCGAAATGCGGAGCGATTTTCCGCCGTTTACACCGCCAGCAAACACAACCGACGAAACGGGTGAATCAGTGCATCCACCGCAATCGATTGCCGAAAAGGAAGGTCGCTGTAAATTTTCCGCACGCGAAAAACCCCACTGCGTTGTTTCGACACTGCGCGACACTACACGCGACGGAGTGTTCCGTTTTCTCCACcttattttgaaaaatcaatacttctCACGCGCGCCTCTCACTCGTAAAGGGACTTGCAGGACGCGTGAGGCTCACGTTCACACACGCGGACGATGCTCACGGACTCTTCCGAACCGTCGTCCGCCAGGCAGCAGCAAGCCTCCTGTATACGCGCCGAGCACGTGTTCGGTGCGCATGTGCGCCACCGTTACTCACTTACTCACCTTCTCACGGCTCACGCCGTGCACCGTCTCACTGGCGTTTGACAGGAAGCGCcatttccctcccccctccccaggCCTCCACGCGCTACATGGCGCCTAGGTCCCGGTgtgctgaagggtgcaaaacgtCAAGTGTCGTCCTTGGTCCTTGCGAATAAACGGGGGTGCGCGAGACGCTAACGCACGAAAGGGGATGTAACCGTTTTGGATGAATCATCATCCGCTTCGGCATCTTTTCGTACGtcgtttgattaaaaatgGAACTAAATAGGACATTACGGTTCCACCCTGTTGCCAGCCTACTGCCGGATACCACtttaatgcaaaacaaacTGCCCGATGTTGCATTGTAGCTGCTGGAGTGCTATGTACAAACCTTGGTTTGTGGAGGAACTTTGAACACTGATGCCTATCGTGTTTTCCCCCTATTCTACAACACGCGGACAAACGGACGggtatgcaaataaatatttgtaGCGTAACGGTCGCGGATTTTCAATCATCATTCGTATGATTGGGCAATTAGCAGCGACGAACTCACGTCCACGTCAGGGGACAAGGATTAAAGGGCATTTAATTGCTCCGTTTAGCATACATCAGCTAACATATCGTTACGTTCACAGAGAGTGAGTATGAGGATGCAAATAACAGGCAATCATTTGCGATACGTTACTTCTGCTAATTGATACGCGTTAATCAAATTTTTATCCTCAATCTAGTGCCAAATGAGCGTTAcatttttatgccattttCGCTGTGAACGCATAGCATCCTCGATGAGGTAATATGAAATCAAGTTATGGTATACCGTATACGAATCGACTGTGATTGAATTCATAAAACGGGGCTGATTTTCGGATACAACTATCATTTCTACAGCATACTGAGATGGAATTTTCTGTTGCATCCCTTTCGCATGCTTTAACATACTTTCAGAGTGTTATTTCggatgtcattttttttaaatgtcgGTTGTCTGCACCCTTCGCCATATTTAATAGCATGCCACGCATTCCAAGCATTGTTGTCTATTTCTTCATTCTCCAATATaagctttatttttaaccGGCTTCACTTTTTGATCTTTGggttttcatatcaaaataaaatttataaaatagctaaatataaatatatcatTTCATGCTATACTTGTGCCTGTGAATATTGTTCTGGGGCTGGGAAAATCTAATGAACGTTACGCATTCTGTTTCCCAGCTGACAAACTTTTTGACTACAATCCCAACTCTTCGCTAATACCTGGTTTTTCTGACTCCATTCTCACACGTTTGTACTACACGCTGTCCAACAATTAGCTCAGCTTGTCTGTAAACCCGTCATTTATTATTGCATTTCCATTATCAGCATCATCGattttgtattatttataATCACTTTCCGTGTTCTGCGGAACGGATTGAGCTTCAAAGGGCAAATCAAGCCACCGAataaatgtatatttttttcactacTTTAAATTACATTCGCACATGCTAAAGCTCCATTCCAAGCAGACGTTATGCTTGCTAGACATTAAAAAAACTACAAGCAATCATATGCTTTAATCGAACGATTTGCCTCCATTTTGCCTAGCAAAtgctgctttgtttgtttttgcagccAGTTTAACCTATCAACGAGTGAAATACAAAATCTATAAAAAAAGTTTCAATAAGAAGGAACTGATTGACGGCTTTAATATCGcttcaaaatgaaaattgaatgcaaataaGGATTACACGTGCAGAcacgtgcgtttttttatgtgttgGGTTTATTTTGGTTCCCGCTCGATAATAGTTGAACCATAACTATAACCATAACCTCTAACTTATGTTAAAAAATACACCGCAATTGGCTAACGAAAACAAAGCCTTATAATAGTAGTTTCGACTGTGCATTGACGTGATATATATCCACTTCTTTTGATAAATGGTACACTAGCTGTAGCACAAATTCACGCAAACAGATCTGCTCACACAATTGCTCAAGCATTCAGCCAAAACTATCATGCCTGAGCGTCGTTAGCTTACTTTCGCGGTGCACAGGTTTCTTCTTACTCTTACGTTTGTGATACACAAAATTGGCCCACCCGTACATCGTCCTTGCGCAGTCCTTTGACGGTGTAAGATACATCAGCGCTAAGAGCGACTGCTGAAATCATTGGCAAATACTTTAAAAAATATCGACATCGAAATCATATCAAGAGATATTCGATACACGTTTTATATCCATGTTTCTACTATTTCTATGATACCTCAAATGGCTTTTAGGTAGCCGTTTACTAACTTACATgctttatatttgatttttttgattaattcTACTGATGTATATATTTGCTTATCCAGTTTTAATCTGTTTTTATTCGCGTTTCTTTCACGTCTCGCTTCCTCGGGACGATGCAGAATGTTCAGGTTAGTGGAATTCTTATTCAAAAAATACCTGCAGAATGGTAGGGCCAACGGACAAATGGAACGGACCGACTACGACTGGCAGGTTTCAATCCTCCATCGCTTCTATGACAGCGTGTCTAAATATCAGCTTCCCACCCAACTTTGTCAAAAAACCTGACAAACGCTCGACGTTAACCAAAACGAAAATGGCAATGGATTATTCCTTCCTAACAGTTCTGTTGGGGGCACCATTGCTCGCTATCGCTATTGGTTTCGAGGATGCATTATTGCTCACGGTACCTCCTTGCATTCCACCCGGACCCCCTATACCTCCACTGTCTTTGTTGGGGGTACCTTTGACCGTAACGTCCTGTTTCTCGTTCGCGCGTCCGTAAGCCGCTTCCTTATTAGCTCCACTTGACGTTATTACCGTGGCGGTCGTAGTGTCTATCACAATCGATGGAGTACGTGTGGTTGCGACTCTGTGTGAAGTACTTCCACtaacaattttattagtagtagtagtagtagtagtagtagtagtagtttcAGTGATAGAACTAGTTGATGGATTAGTGTTTGCGTCAGTACTAACGCTACACGGGACGGTGGTTTTTGAGGCTAATTTGTTCGATTTATCCTCCTTCTTTGGACAGGGATTGATGCTGGCGGTGGAGTTGGCTGATGACGATGTCGTCGAGCGGCCACTTCCGGGAGTGCTTTTCTTCGATGAGCTAGTACTTGCTGGTGCAGCTGTAGTAGCGGCCGCTTTCGATGGAACACTCCTCTTGGGAGATGCTTTGGGAGACGATTCCGGGGTCGACCGGGGACTTGATTTTGGTGTCGATCGCATACTTAAACGTCGGCTAAGCCCAGGAGAGCTACCGGATGTTCCACTAGAACTCGCACTGCCACCGGAACCTCCACTAGACGAGCCAAGGTAAATGGCAGATCCGGTACCTCCAGTCATGCCACTACTCAGGTCGACCCGCGACCCATGAATGGACGGTGGCGCAGAACCTTTcgatgaaacaaataaaacatcattcCTTCTCCCAAGGAGTGACCTCAATCAGTGACCTACCGGTGTAAGAGTACAACCCGGCCGGGCTGCTCCGAGGACGAAAGGTACtaacgatgctgctgctgcgacgcAGCTCGGAAATCTCGCCGAGATCGATTTCGGCTGCGTATTCGCCGGCTGCTCGGGGGTTTTCCAGGCTACGGGTCGCTGTACTGGATCCCTGACGTTGTCCTAGCGCTTTCGAGCATCGAGGCGAGGTAGGACAAGACTGGGCACCGCCTGGACCACTCATGCTGCGCACTGACAGCTGGGACGAGGTGGAAGGAGATGTTGAAAGCGAGGTGTTGTACTGCTTCTTGGACGAGATACTCGATTTACGCGTGGGCCGAATACCGCCACGCGAGTCCGTCCGGCATATTCCTACGAGCAAAGACATGAGAGGGAGTTTTGAGATTGCCTCACTTTAAAAGCTAATTGATGCTATTCAAGTCGTTGCCAATACAATTCTATCAGAAGTAAAAAACACGCATTGTCTACTTCGTGGCAACGTTCGATGTTAACCTGTGCAGCCTCTTGTTATCAGAAAACTCAATATATCATAGTGCCAGACGAGCTAATGAATGGCGATAATGACTCCTGTGACAGAAGCAATGAGGCTCACGGTGCTTATCGAAAAGCTAACGAGAtagttttacttttatttgcgTGTTCTGCTTCCCAAGACGACGCGGTTCTGTCGGAACGGCTGATAAAGGCACTACGGCGAAGATGATGGTGACGGTTGTGTCGAGGCAATGAAGATGGATGATGGATCCCTCGCCGAGGGAAGATAGCAAAAAAGCACAGCTAATGAATGATGTCATGATAGTTAGACGCACACGTGCATAACGTGAAGGAgctggaaggaagaaaaaacagcaccgAGGGTAAcataagaagcaaagaaaaacaaacaatgtgaAAAGCCAGTAACCGTAGGGTCACTGTAACACAACGATTGAACAAGCTCGTACGCGATTGTGTGTCGTCTTTAAATAATCTAGCTCAAAGCTTTATTATAGCGAGCTAAATGAAACAATTAGAAACTGAACATCATTAGGCCTAGTGAACtttaaatgataaatgaaatgTTGAACGTTCCTATGTTGAGAATGATTATTCGATacatttttcttgcaaataCGTACTCACCAGTCGGACAGTCTTTACCGAATTTGCAATGTCCTTCGCAGACTCCCTTGCTTTCGAGCAACTCTTCGTAGTAGTCTAGCGCTATAAAGCATTGCTCCTTATCCGTTGACTCCAAGGCTAAGCTAGGAAAACGCTCCTTCAGCCGTCGTCTTTCCTGTGTGCAGGAATTTCAACGAATAATGAACCCAACCCAGAAACAAGAGCAAAtaacacacataaaaaatgTAAGCAATTTATCACCCTCATCATCtatgaggaaaattaaattaagcccATTTCCGACAACCAGAGCACGTGCGTATATGACGACTTACCTCTTGCAGTTTGCTGGACTCGAAATCTTGGAGCTGGTTCTGAAACCCAAGATTAGGATTTGCTATTGAGCGACCGGCACGTACCACCTgaaaggtgaaaaatgaaagatcGTCATCACTGAATAACACAATGATCAGTAGAGCCGTGGCCGAAAAATGAGGAGTTTCGCACCTTTAACGCTTCTTTCCAGCTCAAAGGCGTCACGGCCATGATGTAGGCTACGGCCACCGTCACTGACCGCGACATCCCTGCTAGACAGTGGATCAGCACATTGCCCTCCTTCAGGCGTGCTGAGTGGATAAAATCGTTACACACCGAAAAGTACTGGGACAGGTTTTGGTCCGGTTTGTCCGCTGCGATCACGCACAGGTAGTGTTTGTCCTGGTTGAGGAtgagaaacaacaacaacagctgtCTTAGGTTCGACCTATTCCATTACTTAGTTACTTGAGCGTGCTCGACCTGAAGCACATATTAATTACAATAGAAAAGTCTACACATTAAGCAATTTTGAACTTTTGCATGAGCCAAAGAAGGCGTTTTAGCATTTAAGCCTGTATGCTCGAGCAACTCCGTATGTTTTGAATCACCGTATAAACATACAGGATAGGGTTGGAATGGGGTTTTCTGAAACTTTTGGCAACTGGCATTTCCGTAGAAGCCATTTAATAGAGAATTGCGTGACCCGATAAATCCTACTTGAGTCTGTTAGTTTGTGTAGGTTAGCTCGTTGAAGCATCGTTTTCTCTGCCAACTTGTCCTAAATTGGTTGGATCGAAATCGAATAAAACTTTATATGGAAGTGCCTTTTCTGGAAAACTGTCGCCCTCACCAAATAACCTCACTAACATTCGATGATGACTGACATCACaagaaaaacccgcaaaaTAGCATTTGATGGCATTACCGTGAAAAAATGTCGTGACTCTTTTGGTCACGCGTATGTTTTCCAGGGTATTGGAGCGTTGCATGTAAAACCTTTTGTGTGGTTGTAAACAGCTCAAAAAATGTCGGCATGTGGTCTGCCGGAACGATAACCCACATCCACAGGACCCACATAACATCTGTGTCACGCAAGCAAGTATTGATTTGAAAAACTTCTTCCACGGCAGCGGGTTCAAATTTGGCCCGGCCGCTTCCACTGCCGGGACTGTACAGAACGTAAAAAAGAGTAATGTAAAACGATGATGAGGTAAAATGTTTACAAGGCTGGGTGAAAACCGAAGGATAATAAGGGATGCTTTCGCTAATGTATCGACAGTCAGTGGTTGCGGGTTAGTAGTTGtattattaaattttgcaGTTTATACAAATACCCGCCACGTTACGCCCTACAACCCTTTCAACATGACACGACATGAGAAGCTTTCAAGCGAGCAAGATTGATGAGAAGCCCTTCTAGCCATACTTTTGGTTGGAAATCATTTTCCTACTGCCTCCTCGACAAGtgaacagaacaaaaatctGAAGCCTGGGTAGAAGAGCAATGGGgttgtttttacttttatttctttctcatGCACTCTGGATGatgttaaaagaaaaataacgaaaatcCCATTCGATTCAGTGGAGCTCGATGAAAATTCTTATATAGAAACAAGATTTTTGGCCTCGATTCATCCACCTTCTTCTCGGTGTCTCGCTTTTGATTCCATTTGTAACCATTTTGTTCGTGCGGAATGGTTCCGATGGGGATTATGGGATTTGTCCTTCTTATATGTTTGTCGTCTTTAGCTCTAAGTCTCATTTGTGTTCGCACAAAGTTTGATCAATGTCCTTCGTACGTTGTGTCAGGTAGTAAAGCAGAGGCAGGGTCAGCTAATGTAGCTCGACCTCTTTGGAGCCGCTTCTTCCCATACTGGcattcaaataataaaacaaactccatTCCACAGACAAAATGTTGTCGTGTGGGTAATTCGTGCAGTAGCTCATTCGAATATATTTGCAGTACAGATAAGAGGCATCCGTCGTGCAATATCGATGACGCATTATGTAAAACTCATCCATCTACTGCGACCAGCCGACCTTTTTTGATAGCCTCCTCTCGtgggaacgaaacaaaactaaTGGAGGCATTTCGATGCTACTAAGCAAAATTGGCGAGGTCCTTGTGCAGTACAATGATGTTTTGAGGATGCTATGAAAAATACTTCCGAAAGATATCGCAGTAGAGGATTTTTATGATTCAGTCcaacttcattttcttttactgtCCTATTCAACATGAACTTCTCAACAGGATCAGCAAATAGTCATTCGTTTGAAACTCGTTGACGACTTTACTACGGTGATAATTGCAAGAACTTGATCAAGCCTTGGCAACAATTTATATTTGTTACAAATTGCCATTTAAGCgtgtaaataattaaataattatcGTATCAATGTTTCCTAGCGGTCTAAATGAAAAGCTGCTCTCTAATAATCAATTCATAAGCCCTAATGATGACATTTTCTCGTTTAATATTTCTACGGCATCAATATGCATAAATTAACACCCCCTTTGTGTAGGCCTCGATACCAACACAAAAGGTATTTCATCTGACGCAATCTTATACACTGGTCCCAAGGTACTGATTTTGGCTGGTAGTTTTTCCAATATCTCATAATATTATGTCACGTTTGCTTTTTACGTTTACGGTCACGTCCATCAAAGCTTGGATCCTCTATCAGTTCGCATTTTTTTACAACGAAGGTGGatcgaaaaaggaaactttTTCCATAAAACGCCGAACACCGCCAATCGGTCAGCAGTAAATCTGTTTTGTGTCTCGTACGTCTTCTATTTTACTGTCTAATATTTTCGATTCTGGTTCTAACTACTCGCACTGAAAAGGTATTGATACAACAGATAAATTGCGTACTCCTCAGAGCCCAATATGCCAATCTTTCACAAAAAATGCGACCCATATGTCGTTCGTGTATGGCTACTGCTGATAAGCAACGAAGGTTGCACTCATTAGAgtaataaatcataaattacaATAATGGTATTAAAGGGGAATAGCAACACAATATTTCTGGCGGGGGATATATGATCTTGGTTAACCCTGAGGAGTAGCAAAGAGGAACTACTTACTGGATGAAATCGTCGTGGACTGTCGTGTATAGAGACGATATGTGTGATGCCGTGCCGATCTAGCTGCTGGTAGTCCTTTGAGTCCCGATAGTTTCCAATGTACAACCCCGGCATAACCTGACATTAACACGCTGAGTAAAtcattcaacaaaaaatattcttACGGAATCGCATGACACTTACCTTGTTCATACCATTTCCCATCTTGCACGTTAGATTAGgttatgtttcgtttcgaaaatAAGCGTGTTTTACGGATCTGAGTTGTACTCTAACATATTTTTATACGTTCCATCACTAGCATACCGTGAGAAGTAATCCGGAGGCTCCTGTTTGAAGCTTTCGGactccttttttctcgctcctaaTACTGATATGAGCACTTTTAGTGCAcaacaagcaacaaacaagcaacaaacaacaacagttTCAACAAATGGCGAGAGCCGTCAGCTTCATAACCCCAACAGCATAACAACATCATCGAACACACCCAACGGGAATAATCGGATCAATGTGATCGTCGGATTTgttggagaaaaacaaacaggagTCATTTGGAATTCCAATCGTTTCCAACCGTTTTGACAGCTGTTGTCTGGTTCATTCCAAACCAGAACCTCTAAAGCACACTTCCAAAAATTCCCGACCAAACCGCTCGAGGTGTTGACTAACAGACTGGGACTtcttttgattaattttgtcCTCCTGGGCTTGCAGCGAGTAAAACCAATATCACAAACTTTATTAAATCGGATCCACTTTTCCGTGCCAATTTTACTTAATTTGCACTGTCGCAGAAGTGTGTGCTCTGCCGGGACTGTTTCTGAAGTAAAATGGTagcatattttgtttattacgTTGTTTACCTGCGGCTTCTGCATGCATTACATCCAAATGCAAGGCCTCCAGGGCCGACGTGGTGAGCCGTTGTAACTAAATTTTCTCAACCACCAGTTTTCCGCGCCAGTGCTCACTCTATGGTTTTTGGAAGCTAAGCAATCATCGTACATTCGCAATGGGGACGCCAGAAGTACGCTTCTACTAGTTTTCGAACGAAGGACAATTGTTTccaattgaattttctttcttttttcatccatcgTCAGGCGATGGTTGCGTTGTATTAACCGGCATCTTTGTTCGCCTACACGTGCATGGCTGGACAATGTTCTCTCAAACCTGGATTGTAACGCGTTCCAAGCGGGTTTCTCTGGCCGTTAATTACTTACTTACACTTTTTTTACAGCGTGCCCTTATCGATGACGCTTGAATTCACGGTTGATTGGGTGTGTTACTTTCGACACGGAATACTTTTGCAGGTTCACATTTAGAGCGTCTATTTCGGAGTTACTTTTCGAGGCTCCATCACATTtcgtgttgtttattttcttccaacCGAAACGAAGATTAATCAACTCAGCATGGCACTATTTCTGAGTGAGTTTATTGTACTGTTTTCACGCATTGATTTTATATAAAACCACACCGATTAGTGTTTCGCCATTCTGTTGTTCATGCACGGCACTGTTTTTGTTATATTGAGTTTCGAAGAATGCTCGTTTGAATTCAGCCCTCGTAAAGAATATGTTTGCCCTCGTTAACGTCACTGTTCTGGAATAtttttccggctttttttcaatcattaagcaaaagtttttttttttctttgaaatgATGAGCTTTTTACATCACTTTCCATGtaacatcaccatcaccgctTCCCGGAGGGCGACAAATAAAACCAGTATCTCTAAGAAGCAGCTAAAAGACCGTTAAAAGTGTCGCACCCTCAAACGTGACCTATCGTCGATGGGCCGAGTGGCGATCCATGTTGACAAACGCATCTTCGAACTGTCCTTCTGCCTCCTGCAAGGGTAAGCTATCCTAATACCCACGGGCTACCCGTGCAGACGACTGCCATCGTACACGTTGAGATGGCAAGTTGGTAAGCAGCGGCGTGCGTATTATATAACCAGCCCGAATCGTACGATTTCGGCTGTACGAACCATCCAGCGGTGCGTGCAGATTCCTATTTTCACGAGGTCACGATCACGCCAACACGGACGTGAGCGCGTGCCGGAATTTACGGCCCACCCGCAACAGGagctttattgcattttgGGCTCTCTCGCGCGCAGGATATCTCCCGCTCTTCGAATGGCAGCTGTCCGCggccgtttgtgtgtgtcccgGCTGCATGGCTGACGACGCTCCCTTATTTTTTGACAACTAAAATACGCGCAAGCACGCGACACCACGACAGAGAACAACGCCACGGTAAACAATGTGtgcagttgctgctgcaactggCAAGACGGAGGCCCGGATTGATATCAAAATTAAACGCACGAATCGAAACTCTTGCCTCTAGCTCGGTCGGATGCGCGTAAATACACACAACGTAGGTGGTGCTTCATGGGCGTGATACTACGCTAACATAATGCTCCCCCAAAACTACATAATCGGCTACATTTTCTATGGAACGAGGTATGGAACGTTACCGTTACACATCGCCACAGGACATTCACCAGTGTGGCTCGAGGTCATTACCGTATCGTACGATGTTgcgattttgttgctttctccACTTTTCACTAAGCGTTTTTCGTATTGTAGACAGGCTGACGACGGCACTTGAGCGTTGCCATGGTTCCCAAACGACACTTTTCACTGGCCAACGTTGGccttcttctttgttttctgttttccaccctcctAGCGTCGTTCTAGCAAACTGCTTTCGTACTGCTTTGAGTTTAAGTAGGTGTGCGTACAAGATACTGGAATGAAAAGCACCAACAATTGGCTAGACGTGATAGAAAAGCATGTAACTGCAATGTTTGCCCTATCGCacaatgctttttttgtttctcgagGCTCGTAACGTAAAATCGTTTCACAATAAGTAATtgtaaagaagaaaatcatgCTCGAAAGTCTTTTATGTCGAGTCCTTTTATGTTCAAAATTATAATGATTAAGCCTTAACTAAAACACGAAAGATACCAATTGAACCATAATATAGTCATAATACTAAACCATAACTACAAAAAAAGTATACACTGGCATTCCGCAAAGCTGCTCAACTCACACGATAACTCCTCACAGCAATACGACACATCCAAGAGTGAAGAATAAAACTGGTCACACTATGAAGTAAAGCTACCAATGAATGTTGTCCTTCGAAAGCGGGCTCGGAGGTAACAAAATATGAAAGCGAGTGAACCAACCCCGACCGGGGTTGACCAAAATCCGGGACAGCCGGAAAAGTCTATCTTCGTTACCGAGCGCGAtcagaaagcgaaaaagactGAGCACACCTCTGAGCCCAACTTGCTCGGGAGCGGTTTTCTCGGGTTCGgaaattttttcattgctcCGCAAAATAGAACCTGCTGGTATCCAATCTCACTCTCTAAATCCATTTGTGTGAGAATGAACTCGTTGCTCTCTTGCAAACTCATGCACTGAGGAGGGcatgttttcttcctttcagCCTCTTTTCCATTCATGGTCCTTTTCTCATCCCTTTTCGTCATATTAGTGGGCAGTTCGCCTTGTTGATGAGTGTCATCACTTCGGACAGCTGCACATATgttgagacaaaaaaattagCCATCTCATCCGTCGCCATATCTTGCCCCCAATCAGGTTTCACAAGCTCTTTGGCGTTTGCAATTTTCTAGTCTagttgtttacgtttttttcttcttattgaAAGCACatgcttttttcgctttcacacTTGCTTTGcgatcattttaaaatatctaAATCATCACGTCATACCagacaaaaattaaattgaatgctCCGATATATTGGCTCCTTTTTAATGAAGGTTGttcatttgaaagaaaaatattcaaaatgaatttttaatcaaatgtCTTATACAAGTTTCATTCGAGCTAAGATTTGTATGATCCAAATTATGTCTAGCAAACTGTTCAAATCAATGTAAATATTCTTAGATACATCTTTCTGGTCTTCACTCTAGCTTAGTAACAATTGGCAAACGTTTGACTATATTTACTGTTTAAATCATGTTGTTTGTTATGATACACTCGATGATGCCGCTCCCCTGTTTTATGGGAGAAAGTTTTCTTTGAAACGTATTATATTGCGAACTTTTGATCTGCATTTTATGATATTAAGCGGCAATACAAAATCGTACTAATAGTCTGGGTCTTTGCGTGATATTAGTCGATTATTTACAAACCGCATGCTCAGTAAACAGATAAGCCTTATAGTTTCTTCGCCCATTCCATGAGTTGGAGCTTTCGGATAGATTTATGGATAGAATGCGTCAATGCATTATTGAGTTGATTTAATTGCACCAAAATTATTACTCTCGTTGGCCAGGTGCACGTTCGCTGCCGAGGGTGAGCTACAACGGCAGGTAAAAGTTGGATCGATCACGTATGAAAGATAAATTGTCATCTGCAAAACCATGTTTCTCGCGCCTAAATTGCTGCAATTTGTTCGATTAATTCCCCtcttgatggagacgcctggtctgTCTTGGCGTTGGCATGCGGACGCCTGGTTGGTGGTATAAAAACAGACATTTTTCATCCAGTACTATGACCTGCTCttaaaatttccttttttttacggaTTGATTGTTGTATTATATCCAGCTGGTTGTCTA
This window harbors:
- the LOC128730714 gene encoding serine-rich adhesin for platelets; this translates as MGNGMNKVMPGLYIGNYRDSKDYQQLDRHGITHIVSIHDSPRRFHPDKHYLCVIAADKPDQNLSQYFSVCNDFIHSARLKEGNVLIHCLAGMSRSVTVAVAYIMAVTPLSWKEALKVVRAGRSIANPNLGFQNQLQDFESSKLQEERRRLKERFPSLALESTDKEQCFIALDYYEELLESKGVCEGHCKFGKDCPTGICRTDSRGGIRPTRKSSISSKKQYNTSLSTSPSTSSQLSVRSMSGPGGAQSCPTSPRCSKALGQRQGSSTATRSLENPRAAGEYAAEIDLGEISELRRSSSIVSTFRPRSSPAGLYSYTGSAPPSIHGSRVDLSSGMTGGTGSAIYLGSSSGGSGGSASSSGTSGSSPGLSRRLSMRSTPKSSPRSTPESSPKASPKRSVPSKAAATTAAPASTSSSKKSTPGSGRSTTSSSANSTASINPCPKKEDKSNKLASKTTVPCSVSTDANTNPSTSSITETTTTTTTTTTTNKIVSGSTSHRVATTRTPSIVIDTTTATVITSSGANKEAAYGRANEKQDVTVKGTPNKDSGGIGGPGGMQGGTVSNNASSKPIAIASNGAPNRTVRKE